In one window of Bradyrhizobium sp. AZCC 1721 DNA:
- a CDS encoding alpha-E domain-containing protein, which produces MLSRTAENLYWLARYVERAEYIARTIDATLRVTALPAAYIGKTNEWESALLTAGVSASFYEAYPEATEQNVVEYLAFSPSNPSSIKNCIEAARLNSRSVRTALTSEMWDTINSAWIELQEVWGKGTSSREELARFLRFVQETSLRFDGSAYRTMLRNDAYWFSRLGLHLERADNTARILDVKYHVLLPEEEHVGGPLDYYQWTSILRSVSALTAYHWVYRETLKPWLIADLLILNDTLPRSLASCYSNLVRNLDQIGVAYGRQGAAQRHARGVRNRLEHSHMDDIFQHGVHEFIQEFIADNARLGEIITKQYLI; this is translated from the coding sequence ATGCTGTCGCGCACTGCCGAAAACCTGTACTGGCTGGCCCGCTATGTCGAGCGCGCCGAATATATCGCGCGCACCATCGATGCGACCTTGCGAGTCACCGCGCTTCCCGCCGCCTATATCGGCAAGACCAATGAGTGGGAATCGGCGCTGCTGACGGCCGGGGTCAGCGCAAGCTTCTACGAGGCCTATCCGGAAGCCACCGAGCAGAACGTCGTCGAATATCTGGCATTCTCGCCTTCCAATCCTTCCTCGATCAAGAACTGCATCGAGGCCGCGCGGCTCAATTCGCGCTCGGTGCGCACCGCGCTGACATCGGAGATGTGGGACACCATCAACTCGGCGTGGATCGAATTGCAGGAAGTCTGGGGCAAGGGCACCTCCAGCCGCGAGGAACTGGCGCGATTCCTCCGCTTCGTGCAGGAGACCTCGCTGCGGTTCGACGGCTCGGCCTACCGGACCATGCTGCGCAACGACGCCTATTGGTTCTCGCGGCTCGGGCTGCACCTGGAGCGCGCCGACAACACCGCGCGCATTCTCGACGTGAAATATCACGTGCTGCTGCCCGAGGAAGAGCACGTCGGTGGTCCCCTGGACTACTACCAGTGGACCTCGATCCTGCGCTCGGTCTCCGCGCTAACCGCCTATCACTGGGTCTACCGCGAGACGCTAAAGCCGTGGCTGATCGCCGACCTCCTGATCCTCAACGACACGCTGCCACGCTCGCTGGCGAGCTGCTACAGCAATCTGGTGCGCAATCTCGACCAGATCGGCGTCGCCTACGGTCGCCAGGGCGCCGCCCAGCGCCACGCCCGCGGCGTCCGCAACCGGCTTGAACACAGCCATATGGACGATATCTTCCAGCACGGCGTCCATGAGTTCATCCAGGAGTTCATCGCGGACAATGCGCGGCTCGGTGAGATCATCACCAAGCAGTATTTGATTTGA